One window of the Polyangia bacterium genome contains the following:
- a CDS encoding GNAT family N-acetyltransferase codes for MKVHLIGICGTGMAPLAGLLKAAGHDVRGSDEHVYPPMSTQLAEQRISVFTGYGPQNLDWQPDRVVVGNVCRKDHVEVLAAQERQIPLNSFPALLSELFLRDKHSVVIAGTHGKTTTSSLAAHLLADAGRDPSFLIGGVPLNFRRSWRLGAGPEFIVEGDEYDTAFFDKESKFLHYRPRTALLTSVEFDHADIFRDEEAVKAAFRKFVALIPEDGHLLACAASAGAVEVARAARCQVLTYGRPGSGADWTFEVSARRAGGRTVLDVARRGQRVGRLETNLPGIYNHENLVGAAALVNLLGVDLPAVERASRRFLGVRRRQEVRGVAAGVTVIDDFAHHPTAIRETALALKGRHGPGKLIIAFEPRSATSRRSIFQTEFADALAVADEVVLAPLYAPEKVPEAERLDVERLAGDLRRNDVPTRLIPTVEQTVTHLAERAAPGDTVVIMSSGDYGGLHDKLLRRLGDPVMPARPEHKAKIGNLLDRLGIAHPVLDQFWPSYLVIPGEEDGGPLVGCVAVEVVDEVALLRMLAVVPERRREGLGYLLVETATERARSQGVRRLYLVTDGAQGYFGEKLGFFAIDRKDVDPAITTTAEYQLARSKTATWMRKDLSS; via the coding sequence ATGAAGGTGCATCTGATCGGTATTTGCGGCACCGGCATGGCGCCGCTGGCCGGTCTGCTGAAAGCGGCTGGCCACGATGTGCGCGGCTCCGACGAGCACGTCTATCCGCCCATGTCGACCCAGCTGGCAGAGCAGCGGATCTCGGTTTTCACCGGTTACGGCCCGCAGAACCTCGACTGGCAGCCGGACCGCGTGGTGGTCGGCAATGTTTGTCGCAAGGACCACGTCGAGGTGCTGGCCGCGCAAGAACGCCAGATTCCCCTCAATTCATTTCCGGCCCTGCTGTCCGAGCTGTTCCTGCGCGACAAACATTCGGTCGTCATCGCCGGCACGCACGGCAAGACCACCACGTCGTCGCTGGCGGCGCACCTGCTGGCTGACGCCGGCCGCGACCCATCGTTTCTGATCGGCGGCGTGCCGCTGAACTTTCGGCGATCGTGGCGCCTGGGCGCCGGGCCCGAGTTCATCGTCGAGGGCGACGAGTACGACACCGCTTTCTTCGACAAGGAATCGAAGTTCCTGCACTACCGCCCGCGCACCGCCCTCCTCACGTCGGTCGAGTTCGATCACGCGGACATCTTTCGCGACGAAGAAGCGGTCAAGGCAGCCTTCCGCAAGTTCGTGGCCCTGATCCCCGAGGACGGCCATTTGCTGGCGTGCGCGGCGTCGGCCGGTGCAGTCGAGGTGGCCCGGGCGGCTCGCTGCCAGGTGCTGACGTACGGTCGTCCCGGATCGGGCGCCGACTGGACCTTCGAGGTCAGCGCGCGCCGCGCCGGCGGCCGCACCGTGCTGGACGTCGCCCGCCGCGGCCAGCGGGTCGGCCGCCTGGAGACCAACCTGCCCGGCATCTACAACCACGAGAATCTGGTTGGCGCCGCCGCCCTGGTCAATTTACTGGGCGTCGACTTGCCGGCGGTGGAGCGCGCCTCGCGCCGCTTTTTGGGCGTGCGCCGCCGCCAGGAAGTGCGGGGCGTGGCCGCCGGCGTGACCGTCATCGACGACTTCGCCCATCACCCGACGGCCATCCGCGAGACGGCGCTGGCCCTCAAGGGACGTCACGGTCCGGGAAAATTGATCATCGCCTTCGAACCGCGGTCGGCCACCAGCCGCCGGTCGATCTTTCAAACCGAATTCGCCGACGCGCTGGCTGTGGCCGACGAAGTGGTGCTGGCGCCGCTTTACGCGCCGGAGAAAGTTCCTGAAGCCGAACGCTTGGACGTCGAACGGCTGGCCGGCGATCTTCGTCGTAACGACGTGCCCACGCGCCTCATTCCCACCGTCGAGCAAACCGTCACCCACCTGGCCGAACGCGCCGCGCCCGGCGACACCGTGGTGATCATGTCGTCCGGCGATTATGGCGGCCTGCACGACAAGCTCCTGCGACGGCTCGGCGATCCGGTGATGCCGGCGCGACCCGAACACAAGGCGAAAATCGGCAACCTGCTCGATCGCCTGGGCATCGCCCATCCGGTCCTGGATCAGTTCTGGCCCAGCTATCTCGTCATCCCTGGCGAGGAAGACGGCGGTCCGCTGGTCGGCTGCGTGGCCGTCGAAGTGGTCGACGAAGTGGCCCTGCTGCGCATGCTGGCCGTGGTCCCCGAGCGCCGCCGCGAAGGCCTCGGCTATCTGCTGGTGGAGACCGCCACCGAACGGGCGCGCAGCCAAGGGGTGCGCCGCCTTTATCTGGTCACCGATGGCGCGCAAGGATACTTTGGCGAAAAACTGGGCTTTTTCGCCATTGATCGCAAGGACGTCGATCCGGCCATCACCACCACCGCCGAATACCAGCTGGCCCGTTCCAAGACCGCCACCTGGATGCGCAAGGATCTGTCTTCGTGA